Within the Salvia hispanica cultivar TCC Black 2014 chromosome 4, UniMelb_Shisp_WGS_1.0, whole genome shotgun sequence genome, the region TGTTCTGCTAATAAAACTTCCTCAGGTGTGTCCGTCCAACTCTAGGATCTTTTCATCAACTCTGCCTACTCCTCgatgaattttgaaatcaagaaaaataaggagtattaaaatacCGAAGGCTATATTTGTTCTGCTTGTTGGTATAATTCCAAAGAAGGGTGTCATATTATTCCATTTTCATCCACACAAAAAAGCTATAGAGGAAAGCGATTTGAGAGATCATAAGCTGATTGTATTCcttttcttgaaattattttcaagATTGTGATTTTCACCAAGCCCACAAATCCTTTCCATGTAAATTAAAGAGGGTAAGCTGCTGTCATCACTTCCGGAATTTCTGacctttcatttttctttttttgtcccTTTCTTTTGTTGAGTTGGATGGCTGGCTTCTGTCATTCTGTGACATGtgtattctctctctcctttgTTCAAAATTCCACATTAGTGTTAGGAGTCTGAGGTTTTGGTGTGACACAGAGAGATGGAGTTATAAAGGTAGGAGACTTCAGGGATACGTTTCATCATTTCATGGTGTACAATGGATAATATACTCTCTGTACAAATTTCTCCCTTTCCAACAaaagtattttcttgaatgTGGAAAACTGGTTGATGCAATTCAGTTCTATTTTTCAGGGCTTGAATCTTATTGTCTgaatttcttttgaaaaagaTTAGTTTTTGAATGGTTACATAATCTCAATTTTGGGTAATATTCAGTTATATTGCAATTTGTTTGCATCAGCTCATTTTTCTATAACAGATATACTAGCTTTTAGCAAGAATTTCTCACATAGTGGAAAAAGCAATCAGTGTTCATTTTGTTGTTTCATATAATTCTTTTCAATCAGAGATGTTTGGCCTTATTACTAGCTTATTCAATCCATTTGCCTTATTTCTTTTGGATTGATTTGATTTACTGCTTTTGTTCAGATTAGGGTTCCTCAGCTCATTCATCCAAGTTCATCAATGTCTGCAAAAGAATGTGGTGAAAGTTAAGTGAGTGAGAGAGGATGGGGAGTTCTTATGAATTTCATAGCAATGGTAATGGGAGTGATCAAGGCCTGCAGATTATCAGGCACCCTTTGTACCAATCCGGTGGCCGGTTTTCATTGCATTGGTTCGATGCGAGAGTGTTCTATGTTAGAATCAGCAATTTCTTGGTTGATGATGCCACCCCGGAATGCCTAACCCTCAACCACATCCCTGCTTCCATGGACTCTGTCCTTGAGGTTAATGGAGTAAGATGCTCGATGGAATCACAAGGGATCTCATCTATTCTTAGGCGCGACAGGGTTGATAAGAAATCAGAAGAGGCCACATTTGTCAGTACAGATTGTATAAGGTTTACTGGAAGTGTGAGATTCGAGGTTTTTGATAAGGAGGATCTTGTGATCGCCGGGGTTTTGGAAATGTCGAGTAGCAATGGAGTTGTTGGGGATTCAGCGAATGCAGCTAGAAAGTGGTGTATGAATTGTGAACCTGTGATCAGTGCTGGAACTGGATTTCTGAAAGGGAAGCAAATAACGGGCTCTGAGTCTTCGTCTCCTACGATTGAAGTTTACGTGGCAGGTACCTCCTCAGGAACCCCAGTCATTTTAACCAAGAGCGTGCAGCTTAATAACCGAAAGAAACACAGAAAGGGTGTCTTGCATTCAATCCCTGAGTGTGATGCTTCTGGATCTCATGAGGATCTTGCATCCGAGCACGATCTGCAGgtaatgtatttaaattttctgtCTTGTTCCGACCTATGCAACGTATCTTATGTTCATCCTCTGATATGTTGAATCAGCttagtattattaaataatgacATGAGTTTCTTGGTTGTCTACTTTTCCATGAGAGCCTAAAAAACCAGATTAAGGCGCTTCGACTAATAGCTACTAGTAATTACTCATCATCTAAGTTTCTgtgtataatttattcaagATTGGGATACACTTTGGTTTTGTTAATCTTATCCACACCATATCCTCCACTATGGCTGTTTGCCTGCCTCCTCTGGTGAAACATGTTTCAATCGGGACAATCGTTGGGACTGAATATAAGCTAAACATTAGAATCTTATCCTCAACATATATTAGGTATGGGCAGGCACATATATTAAAGTGATAGGGTTTGACACCCTTTTTAGCTGTCTCTCATAATATCATTTGCTGCTAAAAAGACACATGTATGGCCCTTCATCGAATGTACTAGGTAGGTCGACCTCAACTCCGGGCCCACTGTGTCTCATTTTGCAGTTGAAACTTTTGAAGGCCAATCTTCTTTGCAGGACAGGATAGTTTATTCACATGCTACTGTAGATTTGGTGGTTTGGCATGCGCTAGACGTTTCTCGTTaggaatttaattatcataaacGGAGATGCTACATCTCTAGGGATGTTTTTAGCTTCGTTTGCAATCTAATTTTCCGTGTCTGATAGAGAAGTGACACATTTGAACATGGATAGTTTcgatttttttccaaaataaatagtCCCCCCAATAGATGTTTAGAAATATTAAACCgtcattattcattaatacgttcaattacatcaacaagtgtgacatcttaaCCGGGATGGGAGGGAATAGTATATTAATGGCTCCAAACATGGTTGCTTTGGCTGCTAACATTTGCTGATATTCTCTACGTTGAGCAATAGGTTTTGATACAGTTAAGGTGCTTAAGAGAGAGTTCTTGTTTGGTCTTTTCAGCTGGCAGATTACAACCGATATAAACCAGAAAGCGACCAAGAATACGACTTGTACTGGAGACCGGCTGACTATATTGAAGGTGAAGACGGAGAGCTATCTTGGTTCAATGCAGGGGTCCGAGTAGGTGTAGGAATCGGGCTTGGGGTGTGCCTTGGAGTCGGGATTGGGGTTGGGTTACTGGTTCGTACTTACCAGACGACTGCCCGGACCTTCAAGAGGCGGCTTTTATAGTCTTGGTAAAGGACCTC harbors:
- the LOC125223553 gene encoding uncharacterized protein At1g01500 → MGSSYEFHSNGNGSDQGLQIIRHPLYQSGGRFSLHWFDARVFYVRISNFLVDDATPECLTLNHIPASMDSVLEVNGVRCSMESQGISSILRRDRVDKKSEEATFVSTDCIRFTGSVRFEVFDKEDLVIAGVLEMSSSNGVVGDSANAARKWCMNCEPVISAGTGFLKGKQITGSESSSPTIEVYVAGTSSGTPVILTKSVQLNNRKKHRKGVLHSIPECDASGSHEDLASEHDLQLADYNRYKPESDQEYDLYWRPADYIEGEDGELSWFNAGVRVGVGIGLGVCLGVGIGVGLLVRTYQTTARTFKRRLL